The Antarcticibacterium sp. 1MA-6-2 genome has a window encoding:
- a CDS encoding polysaccharide deacetylase family protein produces MNSDKLRVLAYHGVEDISNFTAQLQYLSKNFSIIDVNVLNEHFFEGRKLPKNPLLITFDDGDLSVWQKGVPLLEKFSIPSVCFVITDLINTEKPFWWEEIRYYLGKEKGFEKSWEVKNWKNEDRVAYLEELRKNSSKPPITRVQLNESQLNKMKESGVDIANHSHTHPMLDQCSAENVREEISKSISILNSMGFKDKIFAYPNGNFDLKVEEVLKEKGIKMAFLFDHKLNKNKINPLRISRIRVDTNIPLEEFQVKVSGLHPALYNNFVKNLY; encoded by the coding sequence TTGAATTCTGATAAACTGAGAGTTCTGGCTTATCACGGAGTAGAAGATATTTCCAACTTCACTGCGCAGTTGCAATATTTGAGTAAAAATTTTTCAATTATTGATGTTAATGTTTTGAACGAACATTTTTTCGAAGGACGTAAACTTCCAAAAAATCCTTTATTAATTACATTTGATGATGGAGACCTTTCGGTATGGCAGAAAGGTGTTCCTCTGCTTGAAAAATTTTCTATACCATCTGTATGCTTTGTGATAACAGACCTCATAAATACCGAGAAACCTTTTTGGTGGGAAGAAATTCGATATTATTTAGGTAAAGAAAAAGGGTTTGAAAAATCCTGGGAAGTGAAGAATTGGAAAAACGAAGATAGAGTGGCTTATCTCGAAGAACTTAGAAAAAACTCTTCAAAACCTCCCATTACTCGGGTCCAGCTTAACGAAAGTCAACTAAACAAAATGAAGGAGTCTGGGGTGGATATAGCTAACCATTCTCATACACATCCTATGTTAGACCAATGTTCTGCAGAAAATGTCAGGGAGGAGATAAGTAAATCAATTTCAATTCTAAATTCTATGGGATTTAAAGATAAAATTTTTGCTTATCCTAATGGAAATTTTGATTTGAAAGTAGAGGAAGTGCTTAAGGAAAAAGGAATAAAAATGGCCTTCCTTTTCGATCATAAATTAAATAAAAATAAAATTAATCCATTGCGAATTTCACGTATTCGGGTAGATACAAATATTCCACTCGAGGAGTTTCAAGTGAAGGTTTCTGGATTGCATCCCGCTTTATATAACAATTTTGTAAAAAATTTATATTGA
- a CDS encoding asparagine synthase-related protein has protein sequence MDKWAVTLSGGHDSRAIAFLLQKCKTYQSPLKTITWGAESSLADAQSDAYVSEKVSEVLKTEHRFFSTELPEVPLENIISRFIQNGEGRIDHIPAYLDGFKLWKRIFEAGIEGIIRGDEIFGYNQIYSPLVVKSFMGLTLCSDYSNLKKYDYINSLKQEMPEILKQQRNESLPTWRDRIFQLYRIPYIQSSLADIKYPYIEQINPFLSKRIVEVIRTMPDSLRTNKRLFKKVMKQWALGVPFAQRASTLKFTDILRQEDFVELIKKELSSDYAKKIFPETFLNEVIKNIKKGKQNESQQKRGAVDRLKGLIPLKIKTYLAQQKSSLHLDENKLAFRIFIICRMHKELSS, from the coding sequence TTGGATAAATGGGCTGTTACTTTGTCGGGAGGCCATGACAGCAGAGCCATAGCTTTCCTGCTTCAAAAATGTAAAACATATCAATCTCCGCTTAAAACTATTACCTGGGGAGCAGAAAGTAGCCTTGCCGATGCCCAAAGCGACGCATATGTTTCAGAAAAAGTAAGTGAAGTACTGAAAACCGAGCACAGGTTTTTTTCAACTGAACTTCCTGAAGTCCCCTTAGAAAACATTATCAGCAGATTTATACAAAATGGTGAAGGAAGAATTGATCATATCCCTGCCTACCTGGATGGTTTTAAACTGTGGAAAAGGATCTTTGAAGCGGGTATAGAAGGCATTATACGCGGGGATGAAATTTTTGGTTACAATCAAATTTATTCCCCTTTAGTGGTAAAAAGTTTTATGGGTTTGACTTTATGTTCAGATTATTCAAACCTAAAGAAATATGATTACATAAATTCTCTAAAGCAGGAGATGCCGGAGATTTTGAAGCAACAAAGAAATGAATCGCTTCCCACCTGGAGAGACAGAATATTTCAGCTTTACAGAATACCTTATATTCAGTCCTCATTAGCCGATATTAAATACCCTTATATTGAGCAAATCAACCCATTCCTGTCCAAGAGAATTGTAGAGGTTATCCGTACAATGCCCGATAGTCTTAGAACAAATAAGAGACTGTTTAAAAAGGTTATGAAACAGTGGGCTCTCGGTGTTCCCTTTGCGCAAAGAGCATCCACTTTAAAATTTACTGATATTTTGAGACAGGAAGATTTTGTTGAGCTGATCAAAAAAGAACTTTCCTCTGATTATGCTAAAAAGATTTTTCCGGAGACTTTTTTAAATGAAGTAATTAAGAATATTAAAAAGGGAAAACAAAATGAATCGCAGCAAAAAAGAGGTGCCGTTGATAGATTAAAGGGTTTAATTCCGTTAAAAATTAAAACTTACCTCGCACAGCAGAAGTCTTCTTTACATCTGGATGAAAATAAATTAGCTTTCAGAATTTTTATAATATGCAGGATGCATAAAGAATTAAGTTCTTAA
- a CDS encoding sulfotransferase domain-containing protein, translating to MDRIISHLHHDLYRDRFPPKNIDEIVLKDQQYLRTSQYYYQISYYLKYFNKDQILFIETNNLKADLNGTLNKICKFLGVEEINFEEKAKAGNPNPSTNKYLIKNYDAAHKYLPRFGAKLYHLLFYALKIKIDRPRLNEKTLRELKSRLHPDVEELKKLTGRDFQGWKTYNKIDLK from the coding sequence ATAGACAGAATTATTTCTCACTTACATCACGACTTGTATCGCGACAGATTTCCACCGAAAAATATAGATGAAATTGTTTTAAAGGATCAGCAATACCTAAGGACGAGTCAGTATTACTATCAAATAAGTTATTACCTCAAGTACTTTAATAAGGATCAAATCTTATTTATTGAAACTAATAATCTTAAAGCCGATCTTAATGGTACACTTAATAAGATTTGTAAATTTTTGGGAGTAGAAGAGATCAATTTTGAAGAGAAGGCAAAGGCAGGGAATCCAAATCCAAGTACAAATAAGTACCTTATTAAGAACTATGATGCAGCTCATAAATATTTGCCGAGGTTTGGAGCTAAGCTGTATCACCTTCTTTTCTATGCTTTGAAAATAAAAATAGATCGTCCTCGATTAAATGAAAAAACTCTAAGGGAATTAAAAAGCAGATTACATCCTGATGTAGAAGAATTAAAGAAACTTACTGGAAGAGATTTTCAGGGATGGAAAACGTACAACAAAATTGATCTAAAGTAG
- a CDS encoding glycosyltransferase family A protein, whose protein sequence is MQKPLFSVIIPTYNNADVLPGAIDSICNQEITDWELIIVDDGSEDETVELLKNYSGDSRIKYFYQENKGVTAARNFGVQNATGNYIAFLDSDDEVEANWLNDFQDLIKDSTQVGYVSCGYLRNGNEKLPKLDTKISSERYSSLAGTFALRRYVFLEIGGYDPVLKQSENWEMTARALDYCTKNNLSIEHTNNINFRYENHPTAAQTRLRDEYRGDATYHLYNKYKTGGVLHFRKDDLLLSSAVNYTRAGKFQKSRKVFYENLKTHPSLGNLAKVLIFEIPALRRRKWMRKNTELNDE, encoded by the coding sequence ATGCAGAAACCTCTTTTTTCAGTAATAATTCCAACGTATAACAATGCCGATGTCTTACCGGGAGCTATAGACAGTATTTGTAATCAGGAAATTACAGATTGGGAACTGATTATTGTAGATGATGGGTCTGAAGATGAGACAGTAGAATTGCTTAAAAATTATTCCGGGGATTCCAGGATCAAATATTTTTATCAGGAAAATAAAGGGGTAACGGCAGCCAGGAATTTTGGTGTACAAAACGCAACGGGCAATTACATAGCTTTTCTGGATAGTGATGATGAGGTGGAGGCAAACTGGTTAAATGATTTTCAGGATCTTATTAAAGATTCTACACAAGTAGGATATGTGAGCTGCGGTTATTTAAGAAATGGCAACGAAAAGCTTCCTAAGTTAGATACAAAGATATCTTCGGAAAGATATTCATCTCTCGCCGGAACTTTTGCTCTTAGACGATACGTTTTTTTAGAAATTGGAGGATACGATCCTGTTTTAAAGCAGAGTGAAAACTGGGAAATGACTGCCCGTGCCCTGGATTATTGTACAAAAAACAATCTGTCAATTGAGCACACCAATAATATTAACTTTAGATATGAGAATCATCCAACTGCAGCCCAGACACGACTAAGAGATGAGTATAGAGGTGATGCGACCTATCATTTATACAATAAATATAAAACGGGAGGAGTGCTTCATTTTAGAAAAGACGATCTTTTACTTTCCTCTGCAGTGAATTATACCAGAGCCGGAAAGTTCCAAAAGAGCCGGAAAGTTTTTTACGAGAATTTAAAAACCCATCCTTCTTTAGGAAATCTTGCGAAGGTTCTAATTTTTGAGATTCCTGCCTTAAGAAGAAGAAAATGGATGAGGAAAAACACTGAATTAAATGATGAATAA
- a CDS encoding glycosyltransferase family 2 protein, with protein sequence MNKKRMINNSKKVSVMMATYNRGYCIGRAIESIMNQTYQNWELMVIDDKSTDNTEEVVKSYISRDERIKYLKLEKNQGCSGARNEGMKICTGDYITFLDSDDEYDPTKIEKQVKVFLNTKIPNLGIVSCGAIDHRDGIEYNRRMPIKREDYYKSLLAKRKSIGVGSPFMMIPSSIIKGENTYFDPQMPAAVDWDIAVRICRKYTLDFVPEHLVLYHHHSGDRMYNPDSAVRSLKMQYTKYRDWLIAEPDAHLSFVKNAASLIAFHKSIGEGKDFIEESLSNFKSASKRRKLKIFKLILDSFKLKYFKLFYLKYFNKT encoded by the coding sequence ATGAATAAAAAGAGAATGATTAACAATTCCAAAAAAGTTTCGGTAATGATGGCCACCTATAATAGAGGTTATTGTATAGGGAGGGCTATTGAAAGTATTATGAATCAAACCTACCAAAATTGGGAGTTGATGGTTATAGATGATAAATCTACCGATAATACTGAAGAGGTGGTAAAATCCTATATATCCCGGGATGAAAGAATAAAATATCTAAAATTAGAAAAGAATCAGGGCTGTAGTGGTGCTAGAAATGAAGGTATGAAAATTTGTACTGGAGATTACATAACCTTTCTTGATTCGGATGATGAATATGATCCTACTAAAATCGAAAAGCAGGTAAAAGTTTTTCTGAATACAAAAATTCCCAATCTTGGTATAGTTTCTTGTGGCGCGATTGATCATAGAGATGGAATAGAATACAATAGGAGAATGCCAATCAAAAGAGAGGACTATTATAAAAGTTTATTGGCAAAACGAAAAAGTATAGGAGTAGGGTCTCCTTTTATGATGATTCCCTCTTCCATTATTAAAGGTGAAAACACATATTTTGATCCTCAAATGCCTGCAGCGGTGGATTGGGATATTGCTGTGCGAATTTGCAGAAAATACACACTAGACTTTGTGCCTGAACACCTTGTTTTATACCATCACCACAGTGGGGACAGGATGTATAATCCAGACAGTGCAGTGAGGTCCTTGAAAATGCAGTATACTAAATATAGAGATTGGCTCATTGCAGAACCCGATGCTCATTTAAGTTTTGTGAAAAATGCAGCTTCTTTAATAGCATTTCATAAATCTATAGGAGAGGGAAAAGATTTTATTGAAGAAAGTCTAAGCAATTTTAAAAGCGCGTCCAAAAGGAGAAAGTTAAAAATATTCAAGTTGATCTTAGACTCTTTTAAATTAAAGTACTTCAAATTATTTTATTTAAAGTACTTTAATAAAACCTAA
- a CDS encoding glycosyltransferase family 4 protein, translating into MKILIFIDSLGAGGAEKSTEVICDYLYKEGIYFEVLILDESNIGPQEKMKEKGYIIKLLPKSNFLSEVQSFRKIIEKGNFNLVHSILFRSNLRARFAKGLNNFNYIESLVNTTYSETRLKDKKVNQIALKFYKMLDKASASKVNHFHSITETVKEHYVEELGLNPKKITVIPRGRKPILIHFKDRPEREGKKVQLINVGRHEFQKGQIYLLQAVKILKEEKLYFHLKIFGREGTVTPDLKAFIQNNALEEYVSLEKYTSTIQQHLLNSDVFAFPSHYEGLGGALIEAQAAGLPIVCNNIPVLHEVVIKDQNAKFFDVNDVNSIVEALKFFILNPDKREEYGKKSLQNFHEKFQEKVNNEKLLQLYTKLVKEAV; encoded by the coding sequence TTGAAAATACTTATATTTATTGATAGTTTAGGTGCTGGAGGCGCTGAAAAATCTACTGAAGTAATTTGCGATTACTTATATAAAGAGGGAATTTACTTTGAAGTTTTAATTTTGGATGAAAGTAATATAGGACCTCAGGAAAAAATGAAGGAGAAGGGCTATATTATAAAATTGCTGCCTAAAAGTAATTTTCTTTCTGAAGTACAGTCATTCCGAAAAATTATTGAAAAGGGCAATTTTAATCTCGTTCATAGTATTTTATTTAGGTCTAACCTTCGTGCAAGATTTGCCAAGGGTTTAAATAATTTTAATTATATTGAAAGTTTAGTGAATACAACCTATTCTGAGACTAGGTTAAAGGATAAAAAAGTAAATCAAATTGCGCTTAAATTTTACAAGATGCTCGACAAGGCTTCGGCGTCAAAAGTAAATCATTTTCATAGTATAACAGAAACTGTAAAAGAACATTATGTAGAGGAATTAGGTTTAAATCCTAAAAAAATCACTGTCATTCCACGTGGTAGAAAACCAATTCTTATTCACTTTAAAGACAGACCTGAACGGGAAGGAAAAAAAGTCCAACTTATTAATGTTGGTAGACACGAATTTCAAAAGGGACAGATCTACCTGTTACAGGCGGTGAAGATTCTCAAAGAAGAAAAATTATATTTTCATCTGAAGATTTTTGGTAGAGAAGGAACAGTAACACCTGATTTAAAAGCATTTATTCAAAATAATGCTCTGGAGGAGTATGTCTCTCTTGAAAAATACACCAGTACTATACAGCAGCATCTTTTAAATTCCGATGTATTCGCTTTTCCATCACATTATGAAGGTTTAGGAGGGGCATTAATAGAAGCTCAGGCTGCTGGTTTGCCCATTGTTTGCAACAATATTCCTGTGCTCCATGAAGTTGTTATTAAGGATCAAAACGCCAAATTTTTTGATGTAAATGATGTTAATTCAATTGTAGAGGCTTTAAAGTTTTTTATCTTAAATCCTGATAAGAGGGAAGAGTACGGAAAAAAAAGTCTTCAAAATTTTCACGAAAAGTTTCAGGAGAAAGTTAACAATGAGAAACTTCTTCAATTATATACAAAGTTAGTTAAGGAAGCAGTATAA
- a CDS encoding ABC transporter ATP-binding protein, with protein sequence MKESVLKIEKSNVKIGVLDSILMAAREPLLILVVVIVIYVQTEILGSSLAQILASLFFFYRALSFLMQMQARWNKFLGVASSLENMQAFTKELKENKETQSKNSLKDTVKEMTLSNVSFYYGDTPVLKNINLKIPRNETIAFVGESGSGKTTLVNIIAGLLPVDKGDYYINDQKSSEVNMANFQERIGYITQDPVIFSDTLYNNVTFWADSSEDKERFWKSLQQAAILDFVNGLPDKEQTILGNNGVNLSGGQKQRLSIARELFKEVEILILDEATSALDSETEKEIQKNIDDLKGNYTILIVAHRISTIKNSDRIIVMKNGSIENIGNFEELMESSVKFKKMVELQEV encoded by the coding sequence TTGAAAGAATCAGTTTTAAAAATTGAAAAAAGTAACGTCAAAATCGGTGTCCTGGATTCTATATTAATGGCAGCCCGGGAACCATTGCTTATTTTGGTCGTAGTGATAGTAATTTATGTGCAGACAGAAATTTTAGGATCCTCACTGGCACAAATTTTAGCAAGTTTATTCTTCTTTTATCGTGCTCTTAGTTTCTTAATGCAGATGCAGGCCAGATGGAACAAGTTTTTAGGGGTCGCCAGTTCTTTAGAAAATATGCAGGCTTTTACTAAAGAACTTAAAGAGAATAAGGAAACTCAAAGTAAAAATTCGCTGAAGGATACTGTGAAGGAAATGACTCTTTCAAACGTCTCTTTCTATTATGGAGATACACCCGTACTTAAAAACATAAATCTCAAAATCCCAAGGAATGAGACTATTGCTTTTGTAGGCGAAAGTGGTAGTGGAAAGACTACTTTAGTAAATATAATTGCGGGACTTTTACCTGTAGATAAAGGAGATTACTATATTAATGATCAAAAGAGTAGCGAAGTTAACATGGCAAATTTTCAGGAGAGAATTGGATATATTACTCAGGATCCTGTAATTTTTAGTGATACCTTATATAACAATGTTACGTTTTGGGCAGACAGTTCAGAAGATAAGGAAAGGTTTTGGAAGTCTCTTCAACAGGCAGCAATTTTAGATTTTGTAAATGGTTTGCCTGACAAGGAACAAACTATCCTTGGGAATAACGGGGTAAATTTGAGTGGTGGTCAAAAGCAACGCTTGTCTATTGCCCGTGAACTTTTTAAGGAGGTGGAGATCCTGATACTAGATGAGGCTACATCAGCTTTAGATTCAGAGACTGAAAAGGAAATTCAGAAGAATATTGATGATCTTAAAGGGAATTATACGATTCTTATTGTGGCTCATAGAATTTCCACAATCAAAAATTCTGACAGAATTATAGTTATGAAGAATGGATCCATTGAAAATATTGGAAACTTTGAGGAACTAATGGAATCTTCAGTAAAATTTAAAAAGATGGTGGAACTTCAGGAAGTTTAA
- a CDS encoding oligosaccharide flippase family protein, protein MWKGIFYNAISKYSGVLINLGITAILSRVLTPEEFGIVALVFVFIGFFNLLGNMGIGPAIVQTLDLTEDDIGSIFAFSGLMALVLAVFFFFKWWHDCRVL, encoded by the coding sequence ATGTGGAAAGGAATTTTTTACAATGCAATTTCTAAATATTCCGGTGTATTAATAAATCTGGGAATTACAGCTATTCTTTCAAGAGTTCTCACACCGGAAGAATTTGGAATAGTAGCCCTTGTTTTTGTTTTTATTGGTTTTTTTAATCTCCTCGGCAATATGGGAATTGGGCCTGCAATAGTTCAAACTTTGGATTTGACTGAAGATGACATAGGTTCTATTTTCGCATTTTCAGGTTTAATGGCTTTAGTGCTTGCTGTATTCTTCTTTTTTAAGTGGTGGCATGATTGCAGAGTTTTATGA
- a CDS encoding glycosyltransferase family 4 protein produces the protein MSEKSKSFSPLLVKKIVKLVKETSPDIIQCNGSDTLKYMVTASFFLPKTPIVYRNISMISNWLRGVPHKFLYQYFFKRIDHVSSVGKQAVEDFIKTCKYPREKTSVIRRGIPMREINREVSKQKLLSSLDLSEGDKIIMHIGNFSPEKNHIFLIDVFTKIASTHQNIKLVCVGDGILFEEIKEEISRRGLNNTIFLLGFRKDILEMLSAADCFVLPSLVEGVPGVVLEAAVQKVPTVATNVGGVKEVLKNGVTGYIINDFNKDFFTEKLITLANHSQLRKELGQNAYDLAIEEYNPEKNARDFETLYLRLIRQKSVT, from the coding sequence ATGAGTGAAAAGAGTAAATCTTTTTCTCCTTTACTTGTAAAGAAAATCGTAAAGCTTGTAAAAGAAACAAGTCCTGATATTATTCAGTGCAATGGATCGGATACGTTAAAGTATATGGTTACCGCATCTTTCTTTCTCCCAAAAACCCCTATTGTTTACCGAAACATTAGTATGATAAGTAACTGGTTAAGAGGAGTACCACACAAATTTTTATATCAATATTTTTTCAAGAGAATAGATCATGTTTCTTCCGTAGGTAAACAGGCTGTTGAAGATTTTATTAAAACATGTAAGTACCCCCGGGAAAAAACTTCTGTAATTAGAAGGGGAATACCTATGAGAGAGATTAATCGTGAAGTTTCAAAACAAAAGCTTCTTTCCAGTCTTGATCTAAGTGAAGGCGATAAAATTATAATGCATATTGGTAACTTTAGTCCTGAAAAGAATCATATTTTTCTTATTGACGTATTTACAAAAATAGCTTCCACCCACCAGAACATAAAGTTAGTATGCGTGGGAGATGGAATTTTGTTTGAGGAAATAAAAGAGGAAATTTCCAGAAGAGGTTTAAACAATACAATTTTTCTTTTGGGTTTTAGAAAAGATATTCTCGAAATGCTTTCTGCTGCTGATTGTTTTGTGCTACCTAGTTTAGTGGAGGGAGTACCAGGAGTGGTATTGGAAGCTGCTGTTCAAAAAGTTCCTACTGTTGCCACAAATGTAGGTGGAGTAAAAGAAGTCTTAAAAAACGGTGTGACTGGTTACATCATAAATGATTTCAATAAAGATTTCTTTACAGAAAAATTAATTACGCTAGCAAATCACTCCCAGTTACGCAAAGAGCTTGGGCAAAATGCGTATGATTTGGCTATAGAAGAATATAACCCTGAAAAAAATGCACGGGATTTTGAAACTTTATACCTGCGTCTAATAAGGCAGAAGAGTGTAACCTAA
- a CDS encoding lipopolysaccharide biosynthesis protein: protein MIAEFYDEPQLVPVVRLLSLSIFFNILSIVPIALNKKELRFKQMGVVNISVQAATGIIAIIMALNGFSYFSLIIQNVLTGFISFSIFYFLYPVKIVSRIQKSPLKRIASYSSYQFAYNFINYFSRNLDNILIGKYLGNAPLGYYSKSYSLMHLLVYNLTHVITPVMHPVLAKHQDDPGYIYKAYLGVLKLLAGIGFPLSVFLYFTASQLILIMFGSQWEMSVLMFKILALSVGIQVCMSSTSAIFQATNKTNLLFKSGLISSVFMISGIAYGVFYGEKLIDVGYGLVVAFYINFFVVYYMLIKTALKKSFLKFLEIFLLPIAGSAVTAIALKGVNSLKIEHVILDLLIKTFVFGLVVAVFFLIPEGNREYLQNLIKKKNKK from the coding sequence ATGATTGCAGAGTTTTATGATGAACCACAATTGGTACCTGTAGTAAGATTATTATCATTAAGTATTTTTTTTAACATTTTAAGTATTGTTCCAATAGCTCTTAATAAAAAAGAATTGCGATTTAAACAAATGGGCGTAGTGAATATATCTGTACAGGCAGCGACGGGAATAATAGCTATAATTATGGCCTTAAATGGTTTTAGTTACTTTTCCCTAATTATTCAAAATGTACTGACAGGTTTTATCAGTTTCTCTATTTTCTATTTTCTATATCCAGTTAAAATAGTCTCTAGAATTCAAAAATCTCCATTAAAAAGAATTGCTTCTTATTCGAGTTATCAATTTGCATATAATTTTATTAATTATTTTTCAAGAAACCTGGATAATATATTAATAGGGAAATATTTAGGAAATGCTCCTCTTGGATATTACAGCAAATCCTATTCCTTAATGCATTTACTGGTTTATAACCTGACGCATGTAATTACTCCTGTAATGCATCCCGTGTTGGCAAAACACCAGGATGATCCAGGTTATATTTATAAAGCTTATTTGGGTGTGTTAAAATTGTTGGCGGGTATTGGTTTCCCGCTATCTGTATTTTTATATTTTACAGCCTCCCAATTGATTCTTATAATGTTTGGATCCCAATGGGAGATGAGCGTACTTATGTTTAAGATATTGGCACTAAGTGTGGGTATACAGGTATGTATGTCTTCTACTAGCGCTATTTTCCAGGCTACAAATAAAACTAACCTTCTATTCAAATCAGGTTTAATTAGTTCAGTTTTTATGATAAGCGGTATTGCCTATGGAGTTTTCTATGGGGAGAAATTAATCGATGTGGGATATGGTTTAGTTGTGGCTTTCTATATCAATTTCTTTGTGGTTTACTATATGCTTATAAAAACTGCTTTAAAAAAATCATTTTTAAAATTTTTGGAAATTTTTTTGTTACCAATTGCTGGTAGTGCAGTAACAGCAATTGCTCTTAAAGGAGTTAATTCTTTAAAAATTGAACACGTCATATTGGATTTGCTTATAAAAACTTTTGTGTTTGGATTAGTGGTAGCAGTATTTTTTCTTATTCCAGAAGGTAATAGAGAATACCTCCAAAATTTGATAAAGAAAAAGAACAAAAAATAA
- a CDS encoding glycosyltransferase family 4 protein, translating to MMNKKKVLFVIDTLQGSGAERSLVEIAQHFKRYTPVFAHVYEGNMMVPVLEKAGIKAYSLNIPMEKNFGLAAKKLGEVYEKEQPDLIHSTLFKSDLITRRLKSKYKIPLISSYVNNNYNPLRFENLNFVQSLKMRLVQLYDAVSSRKVDFFISNSETIKEAKAKSTLVNKDKVKVIFRGRDVQKFQTDFDPQKLDALKKSLNVLNKKVLLNVSRLLERKGQMDMIDALPEIIKVHPDIVLLIAGHGNYETKLNRRIKELGLENYVQLLGRRQDVPDLLKIADLFVYPSYFEGLPGSLIEAMLAEKLIVCSDIPENQECVDTETAIFFGRGNVEELTEKVLDSLENQEELKSLGRKARVVAIQKFDIHNIAREYETTYDEVLS from the coding sequence ATGATGAATAAGAAAAAGGTATTATTTGTAATTGATACACTCCAGGGATCTGGTGCAGAGAGAAGTCTGGTAGAAATAGCTCAACATTTTAAAAGATACACCCCTGTTTTTGCACACGTTTATGAAGGAAATATGATGGTGCCTGTACTTGAAAAAGCCGGAATAAAAGCTTATTCATTAAACATCCCGATGGAGAAAAATTTTGGCCTCGCTGCCAAAAAATTAGGGGAGGTTTATGAAAAAGAACAACCGGATCTCATTCACTCAACCTTATTTAAATCTGATTTAATAACCCGCAGGCTGAAGTCCAAATATAAAATTCCGTTAATCAGCAGCTACGTTAATAACAATTACAACCCTCTACGATTTGAGAACCTGAATTTTGTTCAAAGTTTGAAGATGCGGCTTGTGCAGCTATACGATGCGGTTTCGTCGAGAAAGGTAGATTTTTTTATCTCGAATTCTGAAACAATAAAAGAAGCGAAAGCAAAATCTACTTTAGTAAATAAAGATAAAGTCAAGGTGATATTTAGAGGGAGAGATGTTCAAAAATTTCAGACGGACTTTGATCCACAGAAATTAGATGCTCTGAAAAAATCTCTAAATGTTCTAAACAAGAAAGTGCTGCTTAATGTTAGCAGACTTTTGGAAAGAAAAGGTCAAATGGATATGATCGATGCCTTGCCTGAAATCATTAAAGTACATCCTGATATAGTTCTTTTAATTGCTGGCCACGGAAATTATGAAACTAAGTTAAACAGAAGGATCAAAGAATTGGGACTAGAAAATTATGTCCAGTTACTCGGAAGACGACAGGATGTTCCGGATCTTCTGAAAATAGCCGATCTGTTTGTTTATCCTTCTTATTTTGAGGGCTTACCCGGTTCTTTAATAGAGGCCATGCTTGCTGAAAAACTTATAGTATGTTCAGATATTCCCGAAAATCAGGAATGTGTTGATACAGAAACTGCTATTTTCTTTGGAAGAGGAAACGTCGAAGAATTGACTGAAAAAGTTTTAGATTCTTTAGAAAATCAGGAGGAACTGAAAAGCCTGGGCAGGAAAGCAAGAGTGGTGGCTATCCAAAAATTTGATATTCACAATATTGCCAGAGAATATGAAACCACCTACGATGAAGTATTAAGTTAA